Sequence from the Rhodothermales bacterium genome:
AAAGGCTCAGGCCGCCGCAGCGCTCATCGGGTGCGGACTCGGACGATTGAAGGGAACGGGCGAGTTCGTTCGCAACTTCCTCCAGAGCGTCGATCTTCCAACCGTAGTCGATGCCGATGCCCTGTTCGCGCTGGACGAAGCGTTTCTCCTGAAGCACGGCCGACCGAACTGGGTGCTGACTCCACACCTCGGAGAATTCCGACGGCTCGCAGGCGACACGTCCGGCCCGTTAGATGCTGTAGACACGGCGCGCGCATTTGCGAAGAAATGGAACGTGACCATCATACTTAAGGGAGCTCCAAGTGTTGTCGGGTGCGCCGACGGAAGCGTGCATATCAATCCAACCGGAAACCAGGCGCTGGCCTCCGCCGGTACCGGCGATGTGCTTGCCGGAATGTGCGCGGGTTATCTCGCGCAGGGGCTACGGCCTGTCGATGCTGCGATGGCGGCGCTGTTCGTCGGCGGCCGAACCGTCGAGAGATTTTCCGACCAGTACTTCCGCGACAGCCTTATGGCCGGCGACATCGTTGATCTGCTCCCACAAGTACTCGCGGAGTTCAGCACGTGAGTGAGGCCAACAGGTGGCGACTGGCAATCGCCTGGACGTTGCTCATCGTCGCCGCATGTTCGATACCAGGAACGGACCTGCCGAAGATCGAAATCAAGCTCGTGGACAAGGTGGCCCATTTCGGGCTATTCGCCGTTTTCGCATGGCTCTGGCTTCAAGCCGGCAGCAGATCCTTTCCGGGACGATTGATCCTGGTCCTCGGCTTCGGAACGGCGTTCGGCTTCCTGACCGAATGGTATCAGGGTATTCTTCCGTGGGAGAGAACACCCGACATGATGGATGCCCTGGCAAACACGATCGGGCTCATCGTCGGCAGTCTGGCCTTCATGGCTGCAAAAAGAGGTAAATCGGGAAACCGTGGCAACCTTTGACCGCCCGGATTGTCATGCTTGGGAATCGGTGCGCAATATTTGTGCGATTCGGTCGTTTTTCGTATCAATGGGGGGTGGTGGAACACGGCCTTTCGTCCGCTGGTAACACTCTCGCCTTAACACAAATCTAACAATCCGCGAACGCGGCCAGCTAGTCCAATGGCTCTGAGAAAAACCGAAAAAGCGAATCTCCGCCGACGTTATCCAATGTTCGTGCAAGTTGGACTCGTCGCGTCGCTGATGCTCCTGATTCTGGCCTTCAATATCGACCTCCGAAATGACGAATCGTTCGAGATCGTCATGCCGGAGCAGGAAGTGGTCCAGATGGAGGAGATCGTGCAGACCAAGATCATCCAGAAACCACCGCCACCGCCGCGTCCGCCGGTTCCGGTCGAGGTTCCTGATGATGAAATCCTGGAAGATGATGAACTGGATCTCGATGCTTCGCTGGATATCGACGAAGTGATGGACCTGCCACCTCCGCCTCCGCCTCCGGCCGATGAGGAGGAGCCAGAGCCCGAGATCTTCGTCATCGTGGAGACGATGCCCGAACTGATCGGAGGACTGCAAAGTGTGCAGAAGATGATTTCCTATCCGCCGATTGCCAAGAAGGCAGGAGTGGAAGGACGCGTTATCGTTCAGTTCGTAGTAAACGAGCAGGGCAACGTCGTTGACCCCGTCGTGGTCCGAGGGATTGGCGCCGGATGCGACGACGAGGCGATTCGCGCCGTTAGCCAGGCCAAGTTCAAGCCCGGCAAGCAGCGTGGCAAGCCCGTCAAGGTGAAGATGTCGCTCCCGATTACGTTCAAACTGAAGTAATCCACGCACGGCAGAATTTCAAAAGGCCCGGCTGTTAATCAGTCGGGCCTTTTCTTTTGCTGATCCCGCCGCGGCCTAGGCTCGCACGTGCTCAATCTTTTCAAGCGAATGTCCGACGAGTAGATCTGTCGTCAGGCCCACGAACAGCCCGTGCCCCAGCACACCGGGGATCGCATCGAGCTTCTTCTCCAGCGTGGCAGGATCGTCGATCGACTCGAAGCGCGCATCCACGACCCACATTCCCTGATCGGTGACAACCGGACCATCCTTGTTGATGCCTTGCCGCAGGATAGCCGTCGAGCCTAGCTTCTCGAGACTGAGCATCACCGGCGACACCGCCATCGGTAGCACCTCCACGGGAACGGGCATCCGTGATCCGAGCACGTCGACGCGCTTCGATGCGTCGACCATTACGACGAACCGACGTGCCGCACTGGCCACAACTTTCTCGCGAGTGTGAGCCGCGCCCCTGCCTTTGATCAAGTTCAATTCCGGATCAACCTCGTCGGCCCCGTCAAACGCAAGATCCAGTTCGGGACTTTCGTCAAGCGTTGTAAGCGGAATCTCCCACCGTCTCGACAGACGCTCTGAGGCAAACGACGTCGGCACGCCGCGAATACCGATGCCGTCGCGATGAATCCGCCGCCCGATTTCCTCGATGGCACAGGCAGCCGTCGATCCGGTCCCGATTCCGATGACCATGCCATCCTCGATCATTCCCGCCACGTGCCGGCCGATGGCTTGCTTTATGTCCGACTGCTGGTTCATGTTCGTAGCACGCACCGGGTCCCCGATGCAAATCTTAAGGGAAGCAAACTATGAACTCCGGCACTTCCGATTGGCGGTGATCGGAACCGACCCTACTCGTAACGCAACGACTCGATCGGATCCAGACGCGCCGCCTTGAAGGCCGGGTAGCCGCCAAAGACCAGAGAGATAATCGTAACCATCACAACGGCCGATATCGCCCAGCCCCACGGGAAGGCCGCCTCGATTTCGAAGTAAATGGCTGTGCCGTTCCCAACGATAATACCCAGCACAATGCCGATGACGCCGCCCACCTGACACAGGAAGAACGCCTCCAGCAAGAACTGCCTCATGATATCTTTGCGCTTTGCGCCAACGGACTTGCGCACGCCGATCTCGCGGGTGCGCTCTGTCACGGACACCAGCATGATGTTCATGATCCCTATTCCGGCCGCCAGCAGCGCAATGAGGCCGATGATGGCGCCGGCCGTCGTCAGTGTGCCCGTAAATGCAGCAAACACCGACTGCATCGTATCGTTCGTCGAGATCTCGAAGCTGTTCGGCTCGCCCGGAGGCACCTTGCGAATGGTTCGGAATCGGCCGGTAACCTCCTCCACCACAGCGGGATACAGCACCGGATTAGATGCACGAACACTCGTACTCGCGATGTTGCGATTGGCGGCTCCGTACAGCGTGAACCCGCGGGTTATCGGGGTGTACAGCCGGCTATCGAGACTGAAGCCAAGGAAATTCCCTTTGCTCTCCAGCACCCCGATTACCTCGAAGCGGTGGCCGTCGAACCGAATCGTCTTGCCGAGGGCAGTCTCGTTCGGAAACACTTCCTCGACAATCTCGGAGCCCAACACGGCCACAGGGCGTGCGTACTGAACGTCCTCCGCCGTGATGAAGCGCCCCTGCTCAAGCCGCCAGCTGAAGTTGCCAAGGAAATCCTCATCCGTTCCCAGCAAGATGATATTGGGCTCGGTGCTCAGGTCGCGATACTTGACGCGAGAGAGTTGGAAGTCCTCGATTGGACTTACCGTTGCCGGTAGCGACAACGTTCGTTCGAGTCGCTCGATCTGGTCGTACGAAATCCGCGGGCGATTGCGGATGCTCTGGTCAAGCTGCCCGAACTGGAAGCTTGGCCATCTTGTAATGGTAAATGTCTGCGCTCCCAGAAAATTGATCCGGTCCTTGAAATACACGTCGATCACTTTGACTGCCGTGATCGAGACGATGATTGCGAACACGCCC
This genomic interval carries:
- a CDS encoding NAD(P)H-hydrate dehydratase translates to AIAGSPGLTGAPTLASTAAARTGAGAVVCACPQTVQSTLAARLTEVMTLALPVSADGLMPAESMQAIQSRKAQAAAALIGCGLGRLKGTGEFVRNFLQSVDLPTVVDADALFALDEAFLLKHGRPNWVLTPHLGEFRRLAGDTSGPLDAVDTARAFAKKWNVTIILKGAPSVVGCADGSVHINPTGNQALASAGTGDVLAGMCAGYLAQGLRPVDAAMAALFVGGRTVERFSDQYFRDSLMAGDIVDLLPQVLAEFST
- a CDS encoding TonB family protein yields the protein MALRKTEKANLRRRYPMFVQVGLVASLMLLILAFNIDLRNDESFEIVMPEQEVVQMEEIVQTKIIQKPPPPPRPPVPVEVPDDEILEDDELDLDASLDIDEVMDLPPPPPPPADEEEPEPEIFVIVETMPELIGGLQSVQKMISYPPIAKKAGVEGRVIVQFVVNEQGNVVDPVVVRGIGAGCDDEAIRAVSQAKFKPGKQRGKPVKVKMSLPITFKLK
- the rpiA gene encoding ribose-5-phosphate isomerase RpiA, which gives rise to MNQQSDIKQAIGRHVAGMIEDGMVIGIGTGSTAACAIEEIGRRIHRDGIGIRGVPTSFASERLSRRWEIPLTTLDESPELDLAFDGADEVDPELNLIKGRGAAHTREKVVASAARRFVVMVDASKRVDVLGSRMPVPVEVLPMAVSPVMLSLEKLGSTAILRQGINKDGPVVTDQGMWVVDARFESIDDPATLEKKLDAIPGVLGHGLFVGLTTDLLVGHSLEKIEHVRA
- a CDS encoding FtsX-like permease family protein, with product MAFLEAFRMAIAALRGHKMRSSLTLAGMVVGVFAIIVSITAVKVIDVYFKDRINFLGAQTFTITRWPSFQFGQLDQSIRNRPRISYDQIERLERTLSLPATVSPIEDFQLSRVKYRDLSTEPNIILLGTDEDFLGNFSWRLEQGRFITAEDVQYARPVAVLGSEIVEEVFPNETALGKTIRFDGHRFEVIGVLESKGNFLGFSLDSRLYTPITRGFTLYGAANRNIASTSVRASNPVLYPAVVEEVTGRFRTIRKVPPGEPNSFEISTNDTMQSVFAAFTGTLTTAGAIIGLIALLAAGIGIMNIMLVSVTERTREIGVRKSVGAKRKDIMRQFLLEAFFLCQVGGVIGIVLGIIVGNGTAIYFEIEAAFPWGWAISAVVMVTIISLVFGGYPAFKAARLDPIESLRYE
- a CDS encoding VanZ family protein, yielding MSEANRWRLAIAWTLLIVAACSIPGTDLPKIEIKLVDKVAHFGLFAVFAWLWLQAGSRSFPGRLILVLGFGTAFGFLTEWYQGILPWERTPDMMDALANTIGLIVGSLAFMAAKRGKSGNRGNL